The segment tgaaatgcttgcTCTAGTAACTTCttaatttttgtgtgtgatACAGGATGGACgtggagaaaggaaagattGAAGATACAGGTGGCAGTGGTGGTTCTTACTCTATTAAAACACAATTTAACTCTGAGGAGCAATGGACAAAAGCACTAAAATTCATGTTAACTAACCTGAAGTGGGGTCTTGCCTGGGTCTCATCCCAATTCTATAACAAGTAACCATGTCAAGAACTTGTGCTGGCAGCTGTAGAGCACCTGCATTTTATTGGGGAAACTCAAATTAAGAAGTCTCTGAATACTATCCAGTACAAAATGTTTACAATACCAAAAATCCACAAGacactttatttaaaaaatacaaaaaacaaacattattaCAAGTAGTATGTAGAAAAGCAATATGTAAAGTTATATAATTGAGCTGAACTGAATTTAAAGAGATCGGCTACTGAATAGACATTGAACTGGTATTTGGGGTGTTTACGGATGTGTATACGAGTTACTGTCAAACTTCAGAATGCCAGCAAGTTTGATACTACTGTTACAGCTTAACAAAACATAGGGGTTagaaaagtgaaatgtttcTAAGGGGGAACAATGTAGAAAAACGCATGGAAGGTCTGTTTGGTCACTGAAGAAGAACtacagcttaaaataaaatattttctaagtcATACTGACATTTCTTTTAGCCATTGAACTTTAGAAGGGTTTGAAACTGTGTAAAATACTGTTAGCTACGATGATATCACCTGTTTGTAATACCTGCTGTAGCCTGTtattgcacagaggtgcactgAGTAACACCAGTAATAAAACACACCGTTCTACCCTGAGAGTGCTCTCATGTAGCACACGCTAGTCACAACACGAGCATCCCTTAGCACttacacagctctgctgaacagGCACCTGCTGCCATGACAACTGCatgcagctttcaaaatagGTGAGAGTGTTTCTTTCTGCAACACTGCTCAGCTAGCTGCCTTGCTAAAGGCAAGAGCAAACAAGCCTCTGACCACTGACAAAGAGGGAGCACAGTGACAAGCGGCCTGGCTGCAGCAAGCTGTCTGAAACAATTAGTTTTTAAacaagcagcaaagagaaagtaCAGTCCAGTCTGTAATAACTGGGGTTGTGAACTTGTAGCAATACAGATTACCGAGCTGAATAGCATTCATGTTCGTGCTTTTTCAAATCAAGACTCCTTAcagttttcaaacaaaacatattCAGTATGTTAAATGTAGCTCTTACAATAAAGCTTTTGGAACGGAAAAAGGTATCGCTAAGCACTGCTTTGTTCCTGTGTACCTCTCTTCACGCCGCTGGTGCATAGCCTGGAAGAATGAGCTTTTCTAATTTAAACATAACATATTAAATATTACAGAACACACGTGATATTTGGaaccaaaagaaaatcaatttggGTGCCCTGTGTAGTATCACGGGAGGTGAAATACTATCAAAAGAATAACTGTTTGCTACTAACAAGCCAATAGATCCAGAGGATAGCTCTATTTAAAAGGCATAATTCTATTCTCTAGAATTTCTCTTCTACCTCCTGTGGTGCTGTTTTGGAGTGGTACCGCCAATGATGTGTTTCAGTACTGCATACGAGAATTCTGAGATACTTTGTGAAGTGATGCCAGTTATGCAGTTTAAATGCTCCACAACCttagggggggaaaaataaattaaaaaaatacttgtttaCAGTGCccaaaatacattaatttaCAGAGCTACTTCTCAGCCCTACCCCAAATCCAGGAAGAAGAATAATGCTCCATAAACTCCATAAATCTACTTTCAGCAATGCTCTGCTTTTTattcagcagcagcctgggcagAAAATTGTTCAGTTGTCAGTGAAACTGACTCACTGAGTTTGAGCTGTGCAAAAGCTGAGGCAGGAGGATAAGCTGATGGTAACACAGCACATGTCTTCCTGCTGAACTGACTTTGTGCTGTCAGACCCATCTTATAAAAGCATGCACACTTCCAGCTAATAAACCAAAGGATGTCACTTTCATCTCACTCCTGGTAGCCTACCAGCCTCTGGCTGTGCTTAAACGTATAAATAACCTTCACTTTCTTCCCCACACATAAAGCTAATTTGTTTGGAAATGACCGTACCTTCTTCCAGTGCTCAGGGTTTAGGATGAAAGCACTCGTGCTGATGATTCCAACCGCCAAGAGCATTAAATCTTCCTTTACCATCAAGAACTTTGCTCTGCACAAGTAAAAACATCTAATGGTGTAAAACGATGCTAGTTTGAGAACAACTGTAATCTTTGTACAGCCTACAGACACTTTAGCTTGTATAGTCACTCAGTCCAAATAAAGCTTGATACTTTTAATGTTAATTAACAGTACCAAAGCTGGATATTTAAGATGAAGTTAAGCACTTCCCTAGCTCGCCTCTAAAGCAAATGTAGTGAAACACATTGCTTTGAACTGGTATATTATGCTTCATTGACAATGTTGAAAGCCCCCCAaattaagatatttaaaaacaatgtcCAAAAAAACAGTATAATGAGAATAACAGTAATATGCTTTTGTAAGGTTTTAATTAAGCCACTTACATCTGCAGTTCACTTGGTGTCAGATTCTCAATGGCAATATTCAGTAACGTGTCATAGATGGTATCTCTTTTAAGATAGAAGAAGTCCAGTAGTTGTACACACATCTGATGCAGTGGTTTTGCAGGAAGTAAGCAGCCATTATGTCCTGATGTAGAGATCATACACAATTACCCAAACATTTGGGATCAAGAAATCCAACTAGAAAGAAGCATTAGTTACTGTGAGTGAAGAATGCAGATATTTTGTGACAACTGCCCCTTGTTTCTGAATGCCACGAGGCCCTCTCAGTCTCAATGTCATTACACTCCTGAAATTCAAAACAGCCTTTTATTGAATGGGACAGGACTGGCTGTCAGACAACACCCTGCAGATTCCACTGTGGACAAGTCCTCATCTGAAAGGTCAACTCTGAGAAGTTTCACATGCCTTCATAGTATGAAAAGATACATAACATGGGACATGTTGTTTCAGATAGCTATACTGCAGGAGCTGTTACTCTTAAAATCCCTCACCATTCTCTCTTAATAATGCTCTTACCTAGAACCTCTAGAAGTAATTCAATGTAAGCCAGCGGAGTCGACACATTGATCTGGAACTGCAGAGTTTCTAAAACAGCAAGCTCTGACTCAAGCAACTCTTGTTTAGTGTATGAGTATTTTAAGGACTGCAGAAATTTTAAAGCTGTGTCACTGTTAACTGcctaagaggggaaaaaaggaaacagaatagGGTACCTGTTAAGAACACACTACAGTGTTCTTATTGCTTCACTCCTCCCATTACATTTAAGCACAAACCATTGTGGTGTTGATACTGCATGCTCCCACAGCTGTCTAACATGCCATTTAAGCTGGCATGAGAAATTTTCCCTTAGGTTCTCTATACCCACACATAGTCCCCAGACAAGCGCTCTGTAGCTCTGTGTTCGGACAGCCACAGGATGGGATTTCCAGCTGTCTGTGCTTTCTTCCTGACCTGTACTGACAACATTTCCTGACACATTTTTACAAGATGAGTTACAATTAATCTGCCTTAATTGCAAGAGACTTAAGGACTCAGAAAATGTATTGCTTAGGGAGGTTATATACTTTTCTACAGtactgaaaatataaaagaaaaaggctcaTATAGCTTACATTATAGTGTAAGGAAAGTTTGCTCGCAAGCTGAATGCACGACACCAGTCGTAGGACAAATGTGTCATAGATCTGTTCTTGCAGAGAGTTCTGGCTTCTGCCTTGTTCATCACTTGTGATATTCTGTTGGGGGGACGTATAAATTTGTTCTATTTGCTTGATCATAAACCTACAAAAAACAGTTCctctaaggaaaaaagaagacaaacagTTCTGTGCATACAGAATATGTGTATAGCTATGGACCTGAATTGATCATtcaaaagagaaggcttcagatacaaatatatatatgtacatacacacatacatatagtTTGAATGACTGGCAGCGTGTGCATGGTGTCAGTCACATTAGAGACAAGAAGAACTCAGTATGTTATTACCTTTCAAGTAGCTCCACTGCTTGATACTTTGCTGGTTGGTCCAGATGCCATTTTTCAGACAGAAGGAATATaaattctggaagaaaagacagaacaaCCCAAAAACACCGAACTGCATCTAACTCCAGCCAGTGGCCATAGAGCGGCTCACTGATGTAGGAGCAAATGGGGACTGTGCGGGACCTCACCCACAGTGCGTGCCTCCCGGAAGCAGCCCGCGGGGTCAGGCAACACGCTGAGGTGCCGCTCGTTCTCCATGGCCAGGTGGATCAGCGTGTCCTCGATGATCTCAGGGGCAACATCACCGAACAGCGGGTCCGGGCTGCAGAACCTGGATGCTGCCGGCACCCGGGACACCATTGAGCACTTCACGTCTGGAACAGGGCGGGCCGCTACCGGCAGTAACTTCACAACTACCAACGCCAAAAGACTCAAACCAGCGGGCAGGGGCTGCACTTACGGACCGGGGAGACCCACCCCTTCCTCCGCACAGAGACACGGGGCCGCGCAGCCGCAACCCGACGGGCAGAGCGCGTCCGTCCCGGCGCCACGTGCGGCTCCCACCTGCGGGAACGTCCCCACAGACCCTCCCACGGCTCCCCGCGTTCCGGCGCCAGCCAATCACTCGACGCCCCTCCTCAGGCCGCTGCCGTCCCGCGCTCCTTTCCGATTGGCCCGCTTTCCGGACGGATGTGGCGTCACCGCGCAGCCGGATGTAACGGTAAGAAAGATGGCGGCGCCGAGGGAGCCGGTCGGGGAGGCGGCGTTTGCGCGGCGCATCGACCCGGAGCGGGAGCCGGGGCTGAGCCCCGAGCAGCGCCGCTTCATGGCGCAGGCGGAACTCGTCCAGAGACAGCGCGCCTGGCAGCGACAGCTCCGCAGCCGCAACGTGTTGCTGGCGCTCGGCATCGGCGCGGTCACCGCGGGCATCTGTATCCTGCAGGCGGGGGGGCGGGCCGCGTGGGCCGCGGGGCGCCGCTGTGTTCCTTAACCGGCCCGCAGACGGGTTCACCTTCCGCTCCGTGTCCCAGGAGCCGCTGCTGGACGAGCTGGAGCGGGAGGCGGAGGCGGCGCGGGAACGGGCCGAGGAGCGGCGGAGGAGCGCAGCCAGCTGAGAGCGGCCACGGCCGCCAGGAGCCCGCGGGGCGGCCGAGAACCGCGCGGGGCCGCGTGGCGCTGCGGCTCGTGGCGGTGCCGGGgctccctgcaggcagagaCGCTCCGCCCGGGGTCGCTCGCAGCGCGGTCCGGGCTGGGACGTGCGCTCAGCGGGGTCGGGACCTGCCGCCCTTCCACAATAAACGTGTCTAGAGCCCGAGTCGGTGCGTGCTGCTGCATCACGTGGTGACCAGAACCCGGCGGGGGGCTCAGAGCCCCGGGACACTTGCAGATATAGGGGaggttttccattttgttttatcACCGACTCACACGTGAACCCTGATGcacagacacagacacagaCGGGCTCAGTATTCAAtctgtatttatgaaaacatttttaggcATCAGTTTGTAACAAAGCGCACCCACCAGCACAGGGGGGGCTGAGGGTGGCGTCGTCCTGCTTTGGAGCCAGCTTTGGtcctggctgcagagcagcttatGAGAGGAAAGTGGCACTTTGAGCCATGGACGGCGGCTGGaggtgaagctgtgaggtgggCCTGGGATGTGGGCAGGGACTGAAGCAGGACAGTGCGGTGGTAAGGGCGAATGGGATGCAGGGGGTGTTTGGTTCTGATCTGGGAGCCAGGAGTAAAGTGCAGCAGGGTGATCCTATGAGCACTGTCAGCACTCGTCCATCCTGCTTCTGGGGCCGAGCtcaagcagctctgtgctgctgggatgaTACAGAACTGGGACACGTGCAGGCAAGAGCATGTGGGACAGGTGTGCAGACAGGCCTTCCCTCTGtggtgcagaagcagcaggtgCCAGCAGCGTAGAGTTTTAATAGGGTGCAGAAACGCGAAGGGCCAGGCTTCCCCAGGTGGGCGCCCACCATCCTTCCAGATAGAGCAGAGGCTCTCACCCCCTgcggggctgcaggcacacGATTGAGGTAGGTCAAGAAGTAACTCCTGGCCAGCTGGCTACTGTGGGAGAGAGGTGCTGATGAGCTGGGTTGTGCTGGGAGTGCCACAGGGTGTTACCAACCCGCTGCCCCTTACCATCCAGCTGAAATCATCTGCAAAAGTCACGCCCTTGCTCAGCCGCTGCTCCTGGGAGCCCGTGCTGCTGCCACTCAGCGAGTTCCGGCGCATGATTCCTGCTGGGACAGTTCAGTCCTGAGAGGGTGCACTGAGCTGTGCCTCACACGAGCTCAGCCCTGGGAGCCCCATCCCCGCTGGGAGCTGCAGGTAGCACTGGGGCTGGTACCTGGGGGCTGCACCAACTCCAGGCGCTGCAGGCTGTTGCGGCGGGAGGGGTTGAAACTGCCCTTGGAAAGGCGGCGCTGGCGGCTGGAGAGCATGGCAGCAGGGGAGACGATGCCCAGCGGGGGCTGCTTCCCCATCCGCAGGTACAGCTCCTCAATCTCTTTCTTTTgggtgctctgcagcagctgcacttcAGCCAAGTGCCTTGGGAAGAGAATGGGAGCTGAGTCCAGCGTATATGCGGTGCCCTGGAAAAGGACATCATCCTTCTGCCTGGGCAAGGATCCTTCGTGGGCACAGCCCCCCACCCCTGCTGGGCACAGAAAGCCACGAGCTCGCTATGGGGCTGCTCACTTTTGACGCAGGGTCTGCAGCTCCTCCCAGATCTCCTCATCCTCACTCTCGGTGTCATCGCTGCTCACGTAGGACAAGCCGCGGGAGTAGCTCAGCCACACCTGGCTCAGCACTGTCTGCGGAGCGCTCTCCTCCCCAGGGCCCTCCCGGTCACTCTCTGCCGGCACCGCTGTCCCCTCCTCAGCCTCAGGGTTCTGCTCTGCCATCTCCTGTTCTGACTCGGAGTTGTTGCTagtgctgctccctgtgccagaggtggtgggcagcagggagctgccgACCACCAACTCTGTGCCATGCtgcttgcttttgctgctgcccagcaccgGGGGTGTGACAGCTGGCTCCTCGGATGGCGTCACCTGGAAGCGGCCCAGGATCTGGGGCTTGGCTTCTGGGGGAAATCCACGGGGCCTGGGGTGAGTGGGATGCTAGGGATGCTGCTGAGCCCCTGTGCGTACGGTCCTTTCCTACCTCACCTTCATTGATGGGTGACAGCTGGGCCTTGGTCACACTGGGTGCTGGCGACTCCGAGATGATAAGTGGGTGGCTGGGCTTCAGAGGGACAAGCGGCACCTGCAGGCACCCACATGCTGTGACCACACCACCACAAAACCTCTGCTTttgctcccacagctgcaaCCTTTGGCCTGCTCAGCCCTCCCACATCCTCAGGACTGTCTCTGCTGGAGCATCCCcgtgctgcagggctctgcGTCCCATCACCCACCCAGCCCACAAGCATTGAGACCCACGTCAAACAGCTCCGCAGAGCCCCACACTCACTGTGCTGCCCTCGGGGCTCTCTGGCACGACTGAGCTTGGCATCGTCAAGGGACTCCCCGTGGAGCACAGAGgaactgctgctggaggagagaaTGGCACGGGCCCCCCCACCGCAGGGACATCAGCCCCCGGAGGCCCGCTGCAAGACAGGGAGGGTTTTGCCATACTGGCAGGGTCAGGGTAAACAAAGCGTGGGGGCCCAAGGATGAGATTCTGTGGCCGAGGCAGCGGTGGAGGGTAGAGGTGCCCACCTGAGCTGGCAATGGAGGAGACAGCAGGCAGTAGCGTGTGTGCCACGCTCATCACTGCCAGGGAAAAGACGTTGGCGAGGGACAGGAGGGGAGTGGTCGGGGACCAGGGTGTGCTGGTCACAGGGGGGCTCACGGGACTGCTGGGCCCACTGGGGATGGGGGATAAGGGGACCGGCAGGGCAGGGGGAACAGACATCCCTGGGGAGCCTGGGGCTGACTGTAGGAGCACCGGCGGTGCTGTCATCCAGGATGGAGCTGATGAGATGAGGGGCCAGGGCTGCGCTGAGCCTGCAGGAAAGAGAAGCAtcaggagcagggagcagccccaAGCACTGTGCCACTGCAAGTCTGGCAaaggtgctgcagctggcagggcTATGGCTGGGAGCTCTGGGTAGAGAAAGAGCTGAGTGTCACCCTGCCAGGCCTGGTACCTGTGGGGGAGCCTAGCAgtggctctgcagggctggagagATCATTCTCCAATGGGGAGCTGCTCGGTACTGGCAGGACGGGTGATTGGAGCCAGGTGCTGGGGCTGGTGCAGCCCAGGTCTGCAGCACAAAAGCACATTTAGGCGTCTAGGACAGACCTCCCAGAACCCTCCTGGCTCAGCCAGGGGTGCAGGAAAAGCTCACACAAAGGTGAGGATGTACCACtgagtgaggaggaggagacaGACTGCgagagctcctgcagctgcagctctgcctgctggggaAAGAGAAGCTGAGCtcagcactggaacaagctgaaCCAAATCAAGACCAgtccccaacccatccccactgcaaGAGGGGAcaagagccccagctctgccatgcAGACAGCACCACGACCCGGAGCTGCAGGGCTcctcctgctggggctggattCACGTGCGGGGTCCCAGCGCAGGGGGCCGGGGCCAGGCACTCACGGGACGGCTGGTGACACGCTCAGCCTCGGGGCTCTCGGGCAGCTCGGGCTGGCTCTGCCCATCCTTGCGCAGCAGAGTCTCCACGCGATGGATGATGTCCTGAATGCGGTGGATGAAGCTGTCCTGCTCCGACTTGAGGATGAACTCATTGTGGACCTGGTGGGGCAGTGCGGTGATGCTCAGTGCCGTGGCTGCCCTCTCCCCGCTCTTATTCAAGTCTACACTCACCATGACAGCTGCGATTTCCTCTGGGTTGTCCCCATCCAGGTCGAACTTGAATGTCACCATCTTGTTGTTGTAGGTCTGCAGCTGGCACTCCACCACCCGATCGTTCTTGTCAGAGATCTGCATGCAGCATGAAGGGCTCAGCAGAGGCAGCGGGGACGCATTTACCCTGACACCATGGTACTCACATTGGTGATGCGCAGCCGGGACCGGGCTCGGCGCCGCTGCAGCCTCCCCACTGCCCTCTTGGCTGGCAGCTTGGTGCTCTGCTCGCCAGCAGAGAGCCCCTCGCAGCCGTCGCTCATGCCCGATGCCACGTCCGAGGCATAGCTGCAGGATGCCCCGGTACGTGAGTGTGGCTGTTCCCAACTGCAGCCCCCTTCCTaggcagctccagcccaggATCCCAGTGCTTACCTGTccactggagaagagaagccaCTGGCTGTGGGCAGGCGCTCAGTGGGTAGCTGCACTGCGATGCTCTGTGGGGAGGGGATGCTGTGAGCCAGAGCCATCACCGCTGCCACCCTGACCCTTCCAGCCTTATGGGCTCACCGTGGGGAAGCAACGTGTGGGGCGGATGGGTGGGGGGCTAGTGGGAGTCCCCATTGAAGCACTGTGATGAGACACATCTGGGGAGTCGAGGAAGCCAGAGGAGCTCAAGTAGCCATCTGTTTCACAGTCGGCTGCAAACAAGCACATACGTGAGCATGGCCAGACCTGGAGGCCCCTCttcccagctctcagctcccCTTTAGTGAACAGCCTTGGGGTGGGATGCACAGGTGTGGCTAGAGGAGCGGGAGAGCCCCATGCCCACTTCTCTGTGCCTACATACAAGTGGCCGAAGAGTAGCTCGTGTGCCGGTACACGAAGTGCTGGTCAGCCTCAGGTTCCTCAGGCTCTGGTGGGAAGGTGCTGCTGAAAACAGAGTCCCTGGAGCCAGTGGTGGCCGGGGCAGGTGCAGGGACACCCGGTGCCAGTGGGGACTTGAAGTCCTCCAACAGCTTCAAGACACCTGGCGCCTGCCCCAGCTCAGCCTGTGGCAACACATCCTGAGCACGCTTCAGTTTCTCCCGCTTGCGCTTGATGGCGACCACGCGGTCCCGCACCGCCTTCGCCACCAGCTTGTAGTCAGCCTCGCAGACAAAGCCCAGGACCACCTGCACGGGAGTGGAGCGGTATCAACCCGCAGGGACCCCCACGGTGTCCCACCCCCTCTGCCTCACAGCACCCACCATTTCCTGGGCCACCTCCTCTGCCACATCCTTGTAGAGCTCGAAGAGAAACTCGATGGCGTTGTTGTCCTTGTACTTGCCATGCAGCTTCTTTGTGTCATCCATCCGCAGCCACAGCTTGAGCCCTGACTTGATGCCATCATCTTCCTCAGCCAGCTCCACATGCACCCCCGTGTCCTCCTGGAAGAAGGAGTGCTCCAGCAGGTCCTGGATGGTATATCTGGGGGAAAACGCTGCTCAGTGTGAGGACACAGCCCATTGCTCTGGGTGGCAGCGAGGGACAGGGCAGAGGGACCATGTGTGGGTGCACTCAGGGGTGCAGACACTCAAGGCAGGGCTCTGCGGCACCGTGTCCTCTCCCGGTCTCTCCCACCTTTCATCCTTATCCATGCGAATGCAGCCCTCAATGATCTCCTTCAGCTCAGGCACCTTCACTTTGTAGAAGCTGCTGGGCTTCAGGCCCTGCGCAGAAGCAGACAGCACCCATCAGGAAGCTGCAGGGTGCCCTGCTGACCCGAAGACAGTGCCCTGCGGGGCCAGACCCTGCTCGGCACCTGGATCCAGCACAAGGCTCCAGCCCAGAAGGCAGGAGCTGTCTGGGTCCAGCCGGGGCAGCCACGATGCCCTGGGGACAGAACAGCCAAGCAGCTCCGTTCCACCCTATGAGTGCACGGGGTGAGGCACACGGTCATCCCTACCCTCTGCTGGCCCTGGCAAAGCTCATGGAGCTGAGCACCTTCTCACCTCCCAGTCTAATTTTAGCTTCTTGCATAACCTGCTGAGTGGAATACTTCTGGAGCAGCGAggtccagcagctcccaccacaCTGCCCCTTCCTCCAGCCCTGAGGCACTCACTGAGGTGACCTTGCGATAGATCTGGGCAGCGTTCTGGCACTCTGAGTAGGGGTATTCTGAGGTGGCCATCTCCAGCATGCACATCCCGAAGGCGTACACGTCCACTGCTTCATCGTACTTCTCCTCATACATCTCTGGGGCCATGAATTCAGGGGTTCCTGGGGGCACACAGCACGGCTCAATGATGCGCCTGCCCCCACACGCACCTCCACGTCCCCCATGACCCCATCCCACCTATCACACTCTTGGCAAAGGAGGCACGTTTGAGCGTGGCCAGCCCCAGGTCCCCGATCTTGACAGAGCCGGTGGGGCCGGTGATGAAGATGTTGTCACACTTGAGGTCACGGTGGATGATGGGGGGCGAGCGAGTGTGTAGGAAGTGCAGCCCTTTGAGGATCTGGCGGCTCCAGCGCTGCAGTACTTTCAGCTTCATCTCCTTGAACCGCTTCAGGTAGCTGCGAGGGGACAGGGCTGGCACCACAGCACCCCACGGACACTGACACAACCCCGTTCCCCACATCTGACCACGATCCCACCGCCACCACTGAGCTGCAAAGAGCTCCCtgtgccccctccccagccaagctctgcagaggcagcacagaAAATGCAGCTAAATCCAAGCCAAGCTGCCAGTGCCAGGAGTGCAGTGGGAGCCAAGGGTGAACGCTGCCCTGTGACGCCCTGGGGCCCCCCAGCCCATGTGCTGGCTATCACTCCACAGCAGAGCCCTCCCTcacctcttcttccccccacaCTCTGACCCAGCAGCCCCCACTCACGTCTTAAGAGTGCCAGACGTCATTAACTCAGTGACCAGCACAATGCAGATCTGCCCTTTGACGGATGACTTCCAGGAGTCGTAGAAGCGAACGATGttgggatgctgcagccccTTCAGCATCTCCACCTCCTCACTGAAGCGCTGCCGCTCTGTCTTAGACAGCTTCCGTGTCTGCAGGGGCAGCAGGGAGTGAGGGGTACGTGTGGGGGTACGTGTGGAGCTCTCACATCCCACCCCCCCGGCACTCAGCCTCATGCATGGCTCTGACAGAGCTGCTTGCCTCATCCATCAGGCTGGGCAGGGATGGCTGAAGATCCCCCTGTGCTGAAACCCACCCTGCACGTGTGAAACCCACCCTGAGCCGGCTGCCCAGCCCCATAGCCGATGCTCGGTGCCCACCACCAGAACGAGCATTGCTAGCCCCACACTTCTAAGTGCTCAACCTGCTGTTCTGCCTCGTGCAGACCTGTCTGCCCCTGTCCTGGGCAGCTCCTGCCCTCCGCCGCTGCACAGCAGGCACCAGGCACCTTCATGGCAGGGAGCCGGCCTGCCTCAATGAGGCCTTTGTTGGGGAAAGCAGGCGTGGGAGGCTCCAGCCCAGGTTTTTCCATGTTCCTCCAGCTAGAGTTAATTAAAGTAGAAGCCAAAGAGAGCTGACACAGGCACTGAgcggggctgcagggaggatgCAGACCCTATAGGGCCCTCTACAGCAGAACATGGGGATGCAGAAGGAGCATGAACCTGCCCCACACCCCGCAGCACAGCCCTGGTACAATGACCCTTACtctgcacagagccaaagggacgagggagcacagagctcaggaGCTGGCACAGAGTCCCAAGAGCCCAggtggcagcagtgccagcggCATTTGCGAGGTGCCCCCattgctgggtgctgcctgtCCCATGCACAGCTCCTTGGCTGCCAGCCGCCATCCAGCAGcttttgtaatattttcattGCATCATAACTGGCCCCGCggctgggctggagctgctccataATCCCCTCTCCTTCCTTAATACATGCTCAGGGACCCAGCTCAGCCCAGAGGAGAACTTGAGCCTTGCTGCAGTGGATGAATGGGATCTTTCATAGCCAGAGAGGAAAACAGCGCCCCAAGGCCCCTGAGCCGCCCAGCACACACCCTGCCCCCCCAGCCCACCACCACCTACTGCAGAGCTTCAAGGAGCTCAGAGGCTTGGCTGCACCCCATGGAGCCACAGGGCAACAGGCAGCTGTGCAGGCTGTGGCCAGGGCTCAAGGACTGTCACTGTGGCTCCCTACGTTCAATGAGGGGGGACCAGGGTGGCATGTGGACGTGTCCCCCAGGGAGCCTGAAGCAAAGCTAAAGGGAGCCCCACTCTTCCCTCAAGCCTGTGATGGATTCATCCCCGGCATCATTCCAAAGAGGGAGACAGGCACCTCAAGGGCTCTGCCCTGCCATGCAGGGTGAGTGGTACCCAGCATGACCCCAGTCCCACTGGAGACACTCAGACTGGGATCgcagtgcagggcagcacacAACGTACAGCtggggctgccagcagagctgcctgcccaGGACATGGTGTCTTTTCCTAGCAGACACCTtctggggaggaagaggaggacgCTGGGGATGGCAGCGCAGCGCTGGGGAAATAGTCCAGCCTCATCCTAGGGCCAGGAGATGGCTGCTAGTGTGCCCAGCAGGGcccact is part of the Excalfactoria chinensis isolate bCotChi1 chromosome 24, bCotChi1.hap2, whole genome shotgun sequence genome and harbors:
- the WNK4 gene encoding serine/threonine-protein kinase WNK4 isoform X2, with the translated sequence MLTVEPVAAGTMSQPEAERAGGGSPVEPGLPGRAPHRNRSRRPSGRDSRRASSRFNRRSSVELELLGYPGPSAGSPPPSDAATHREPEETESEEVETRAVATSPDGRFLKFDIEIGRGSFKTVYKGLDTETTVEVAWCELQTRKLSKTERQRFSEEVEMLKGLQHPNIVRFYDSWKSSVKGQICIVLVTELMTSGTLKTYLKRFKEMKLKVLQRWSRQILKGLHFLHTRSPPIIHRDLKCDNIFITGPTGSVKIGDLGLATLKRASFAKSVIGTPEFMAPEMYEEKYDEAVDVYAFGMCMLEMATSEYPYSECQNAAQIYRKVTSGLKPSSFYKVKVPELKEIIEGCIRMDKDERYTIQDLLEHSFFQEDTGVHVELAEEDDGIKSGLKLWLRMDDTKKLHGKYKDNNAIEFLFELYKDVAEEVAQEMVVLGFVCEADYKLVAKAVRDRVVAIKRKREKLKRAQDVLPQAELGQAPGVLKLLEDFKSPLAPGVPAPAPATTGSRDSVFSSTFPPEPEEPEADQHFVYRHTSYSSATSDCETDGYLSSSGFLDSPDVSHHSASMGTPTSPPPIRPTRCFPTSIAVQLPTERLPTASGFSSPVDSYASDVASGMSDGCEGLSAGEQSTKLPAKRAVGRLQRRRARSRLRITNISDKNDRVVECQLQTYNNKMVTFKFDLDGDNPEEIAAVMVHNEFILKSEQDSFIHRIQDIIHRVETLLRKDGQSQPELPESPEAERVTSRPQAELQLQELSQSVSSSSLSDLGCTSPSTWLQSPVLPVPSSSPLENDLSSPAEPLLGSPTGSAQPWPLISSAPSWMTAPPVLLQSAPGSPGMSVPPALPVPLSPIPSGPSSPVSPPVTSTPWSPTTPLLSLANVFSLAVMSVAHTLLPAVSSIASSGGHLYPPPLPRPQNLILGPPRFVYPDPASMAKPSLSCSGPPGADVPAVGGPVPFSPPAAVPLCSTGSPLTMPSSVVPESPEGSTVPLVPLKPSHPLIISESPAPSVTKAQLSPINEAKPQILGRFQVTPSEEPAVTPPVLGSSKSKQHGTELVVGSSLLPTTSGTGSSTSNNSESEQEMAEQNPEAEEGTAVPAESDREGPGEESAPQTVLSQVWLSYSRGLSYVSSDDTESEDEEIWEELQTLRQKHLAEVQLLQSTQKKEIEELYLRMGKQPPLGIVSPAAMLSSRQRRLSKGSFNPSRRNSLQRLELVQPPGIMRRNSLSGSSTGSQEQRLSKGVTFADDFSWM